The nucleotide window GCCTGTATCGAGAAGCATCACCCCATGATCCTACGCGAACTGCTGCAGACAACCACGCATGAGTGGGGCCTTACGCTCTCAGAGGCGCAGCTTGCCCAGTTCGAGCGCTACGCCGCCGAGCTGATCCGCTGGAATGAGCGCACCAACCTCACGACGATCACCGATCCGCGCGAGATCGGTATCCGGCACTTCCTTGACTCGCTGGCGCTGGCACAGGTCTGGCAGCAGGAGCCGCCCGCATCGCTGATCGATATTGGCACGGGCGCTGGCTTCCCTGGATTGCCGCTTAAGCTGCTGTGGCCGGAGATGCGTCTTGCACTCGTGGAGAGCATCGGCAAGAAAACCGACTTTTTGCGTCATATGGTCGACCTGCTTGAGCTGAGCGATGTCGAGATCTGTACGGCGCGGGCCGAGGAGCTGGGCCATAATCCACGCTATCGCGAGCAGTTCGCGGCTGTCACCGCGCGAGCCGTGGCGACGCTCAGCGTGCTTGCCGAGTACGCGCTTCCGCTGTGTCGCATTGGCGGCATCTTCGTCGCGCCCAAGAGCGCAGCAGGCCCCGATGAGGCGGCGGCGGCGCAGCGTGCGATCGAGCTGCTCGGCGGGCAGATCGCGCAGACCATCCCCATCCAGTTGCCGCAGCTCGAGACGCGCACGCTAGTCGTGGTACGCAAGCTGCAACCAACACCACCACAGTATCCCAGGCGGGTCGGGATACCGTCCAAACGCCCGCTCTAAGCTGTAACCTTCTTAGAGAATTGCGCGTAATTTGACGTGGCAACTATAATCGGCGTCGAGATCTTAAGGAGGAATTCATCATGGCGTTTCTAAGTCGTGTTCGTGACCTCGTCAGCGCGAATCTGAATGATTTGCTCGACCGCGCGGAAGATCCTGAGAAAATGGTCAACCAGTATTTGCGCGATCTCAACGAGCATCTATACGAAACCAAGACCCACGTCGCCGCCGCGATGGCTGACGAGACGAAGCTGCACAATAAGATGGTGCAGTTTCAGGCCGAGTCCGATCAGTGGCAGACCAAGGCCGAGGTGGCGATGCGCGCCAGCGACGAGGAACTGGCGCGGCAGGCGCTAGCGCGCAAGCTCCAGGCTCAAAAGCTGGCCGACAACTACAAGCAGCAGTACGAGGCACAGGACCAACAGGTTGAGGAGATGCAGAACGCGCTCGTCAAGCTTGAGGCGCGCATCGCAGAGGCCAAGGCACGCCGCGATCTGTTGATCGCCAAGCGCAACCGGGCCGAAACCCAGGAGACGATCCAGCGCACCATTCGCGGCATCAGCAGCACCAACGCGCTCGACAAAATGGATCAGCTTGAGTCGCGGGTCGACGATCAGCTTGCGCACGCCGACGCGATGGCGAAGCTGGAGCAGGGTAGCCTGGAGACGCGCTTTCAAGACCTTGAGGCCGACCAGGAGCTTGATCAGGAGATGGCCGCGCTGCGTCGCAAGATGAGCGGCCAGGGCTAGGCCAATCCCAACGCACCAAAAAGGGCATGTCGATCGCCTCGACGTGCCCTTTTGTCGTATCGAAAACGGTATGTTTATAGCTCGTGCTGTAAGCGCTGCGCCATCTGCCTGGCGGCGAAGCGCGCCCGGCCAAGATGCGTATCAGGATCGATCGCGATCACGGCGTAGTAGCCCGGCATGACCTGCGAGGCGACATACGTCATCCGCTCGGCCTCGATCAAGAAATCACGAACCGAGCCGCTGCTCAAGCGCTGTGCCGCGCCGTTGAGCGCCGCCGCCACCTCGCCTAGCTCCAGCTCAGCTACCGCCGGATCACACGCCGTGCCCATTGTCACCGCGTCCACGCCGAGTCCATCGGCGCTTACCACTCCCGCGAACTGCGCACCGCGAACCTGTTCAAGCGCCTCATGTAGAATACCAGCAAAGCTCATGCGTTACTCCTGTTAGAATGTCGCCAGCGTTCGGCGCTCCGACAATCCAGCAAACTATAACGCTACTACTTTGCATAGGACAGTAGCCAGGAGGACTTATCTGCATGAGGGCAAGATACCCATCGCGATGCCGTACCCTGCTCGTGCAGAATCACAGGCGGAAAGACAGCTCTCAGTTCTTGGCTCCTTCGCCCCGGCAAGCTAAACCTCGCGCCGGTTCTCCAGCGCCCGTCCCAGCGTCACCTCGTCGGCGTACTCCAGATCGCCGCCGACGGGCAAGCCCTGCGCCAGCGCGGTCACTTTAACGCCAGCCGGGACCAGCTCGCGGGCGATGTAGTGCTGCGTCGCGCGGCCCTCAGTCGTCGGGTTGGTGGCGATGATCACCTCGTCGATCGGCTCGACGCGCACCCGTGCCAGCAGCTCGCGGATCTTCAGATCGTCAGGGTTGATGCCTTCCACCGGCGAGATCGAGCCGTGCAGCACATGGTACAGACCGTTGTACTCGCCCGTCCGTTCCAGCGCCAGCACATCCAGCGGCTCTTCCACCACACACACAACAGACTGTTCGCGGTTGGCATTGCTGCACACCGCGCAGGGATCGGTCATCGCGATGTTGAAGCAGCGCGAGCAGTAGAGCGTCTTCTCCTTGACCTCGACGATCGCCTGAGCCAGCGCCGCCGCCTGCTCGGCATTCGCCCGCAGCAGGTAGAACGTCAGCCGCGACGCCGTTTTCGGGCCGATGCCGGGCAGCTTGTTGAATTCCTCGATCAGCCGCGCGATCGGCTCGACGGTAAGATGTTCGATGCCCGTAGGCACAGGCGTTCCTTTCAAAAAAATAAGTTCAAAGTCCAATGTTATAGAACCGTTGAACTTTGAACTGCACAGATTGCGTCAGACGTTTAGAACAGGCCCGGAATTTTCATCCCGCCGGTCAGGCCGCCCAGCTTCGACTCGCTCAGGTCTTGGGCTTTCTTGGTCGCATCGTTGAACGCCGCGACGATCATCTCTTGCAGCGTCTCCACGTCGTCGGGATCGACCGCTTCGGGAGCGATCACCAGATTGCGCAGCTCGCGATGGCCGTTCATCGTCACTTTGACCGCACCGCCGCCAGCCGTGCCTTCGACCTCGGTATTGCCCAGCTCTTCCTGAGCCTTCATCAGCTTCGTCTGCATCTGTTGCAGTTGTTGCATCATTTTACGATCCATGCAATAGCTCCTCTTTCTGAGCGGCCACCGCGCTCATTCGGGTTGATCGATAGCAATAATCGTGGCATCGAAAATATTGATCGCGCTGCGCACTAGCTCATCCTTGCGAACATGCTGAATCTGCTTGTTGATGTCGGGCATCTCTTCCTGCTCGTCGATCGTAATGCGAATGAAGCACTGACCGCCGAGCGCGCGTGTCAGCTCGCGCTCAATCAAGCGCTGCGTCCGATCGACTTCCAGCTTTTTCTTTTGCCAATCGCCTTTTTGCGCCAGCAGCACCACCGTCCGATCTTCGACGTTGATCGGCATAACGCCGTCGAGCTGGGTGTAGATCAGGCGATTGAGCGCGCGAATATCTTCGACCACCTGTGTCCAGCACGCCTCGACATCTTCCAGAAAAAACGCCGCGTCGTCGACCACCTCGATCACATGCTGCGGCGAGGCGCTCACGTTCGCAACCGGAGCGACGACCGGCTCAGGCGCGACCTCTGCGACCTCAGGCACCGGCGGCAGCAGCTCCTCGACCGGCGGCTTCGGCTGCGGGCGCTCCTGCGGCGGCTCGCTGTGAACTGCTGGCGTCTCCACGCTTTGCGCCTGACCGTTGGCCGCCTCGGCCTGCCGCGATGGCGCGGGCGATGTGCGCTTCGACGTAGGAGCGACCGGCTTGGACGCGCTTGGACGCGGGCCGGGCTGCGCTACCATCGGCGCGGGCGCGACCAGCGCCTCGACGACCGCCAGCTCAAGCGGCAACTGGCCGTAGGGCGAGTTCTTGAGCTGATAGTCCAGATTCGAGAAAAGCTTGAGCCAGGCGACCAGCTGGCCGATCGTGGTTTCGGATGCCTGGCGCTGCATCTCCTGCAACGTCTCGGCGGGCACGTCCAGCGCCGAGTGATCGCCGCTGGCGCTGAGCAGCATCAGGCCGCGCAGCCGCTCGACCAGATCGCGGGCAAACTGGCGCAGATCCGCGCCGTCGTCGGCAACCTCGTTGACCACATGCAGCGCCGCCTGGACATCGCCCTCGATCAGCGCATCGACCAGCGCGCCAACCTTGCCGGTATCTGTCGCGCCCAGCAGGCCATGCACCTGCGCCAGCGCGATCGTGTCGTCGCTCCCGGCGATCAGTTGATCGAGAATGCTGATCGCGTCGCGCATCGCGCCGGTCGCCGCGCGGGCAATCCGCTCGGCCACGCCCTCTTCCAGCGTGATGCCTTCCTCGCGGGCAATATGCTCAAGATGCGCCATGATATTGGCAATCGCGTGGCGCGTAAAGACGAAGCGCTGACAGCGCGAGATGATCGTCGCGGGCACCTTGTGGAACTCGGTCGTCGCCAGGATGAAGAGCGCGTGCGCGGGCGGCTCTTCCAGCGTCTTGAGCAGCGCGTTGAACGCCGCCGTGCTGAGC belongs to Herpetosiphonaceae bacterium and includes:
- the rsmG gene encoding 16S rRNA (guanine(527)-N(7))-methyltransferase RsmG; this encodes MILRELLQTTTHEWGLTLSEAQLAQFERYAAELIRWNERTNLTTITDPREIGIRHFLDSLALAQVWQQEPPASLIDIGTGAGFPGLPLKLLWPEMRLALVESIGKKTDFLRHMVDLLELSDVEICTARAEELGHNPRYREQFAAVTARAVATLSVLAEYALPLCRIGGIFVAPKSAAGPDEAAAAQRAIELLGGQIAQTIPIQLPQLETRTLVVVRKLQPTPPQYPRRVGIPSKRPL
- a CDS encoding PspA/IM30 family protein, which codes for MAFLSRVRDLVSANLNDLLDRAEDPEKMVNQYLRDLNEHLYETKTHVAAAMADETKLHNKMVQFQAESDQWQTKAEVAMRASDEELARQALARKLQAQKLADNYKQQYEAQDQQVEEMQNALVKLEARIAEAKARRDLLIAKRNRAETQETIQRTIRGISSTNALDKMDQLESRVDDQLAHADAMAKLEQGSLETRFQDLEADQELDQEMAALRRKMSGQG
- the recR gene encoding recombination mediator RecR, translated to MPTGIEHLTVEPIARLIEEFNKLPGIGPKTASRLTFYLLRANAEQAAALAQAIVEVKEKTLYCSRCFNIAMTDPCAVCSNANREQSVVCVVEEPLDVLALERTGEYNGLYHVLHGSISPVEGINPDDLKIRELLARVRVEPIDEVIIATNPTTEGRATQHYIARELVPAGVKVTALAQGLPVGGDLEYADEVTLGRALENRREV
- a CDS encoding YbaB/EbfC family nucleoid-associated protein, which codes for MDRKMMQQLQQMQTKLMKAQEELGNTEVEGTAGGGAVKVTMNGHRELRNLVIAPEAVDPDDVETLQEMIVAAFNDATKKAQDLSESKLGGLTGGMKIPGLF
- the dnaX gene encoding DNA polymerase III subunit gamma/tau; protein product: MASQALYRKWRSQTFDELVGQEHVVQTLQNAIQTGRIGHAYLFTGPRGVGKTTMARLLAKAVNCEASLEQRPCDRCYWCRLVVEGGADDVIEMDAASHTSVDDARLIIERVHTRPTIGSMKVYIIDEVHMLSTAAFNALLKTLEEPPAHALFILATTEFHKVPATIISRCQRFVFTRHAIANIMAHLEHIAREEGITLEEGVAERIARAATGAMRDAISILDQLIAGSDDTIALAQVHGLLGATDTGKVGALVDALIEGDVQAALHVVNEVADDGADLRQFARDLVERLRGLMLLSASGDHSALDVPAETLQEMQRQASETTIGQLVAWLKLFSNLDYQLKNSPYGQLPLELAVVEALVAPAPMVAQPGPRPSASKPVAPTSKRTSPAPSRQAEAANGQAQSVETPAVHSEPPQERPQPKPPVEELLPPVPEVAEVAPEPVVAPVANVSASPQHVIEVVDDAAFFLEDVEACWTQVVEDIRALNRLIYTQLDGVMPINVEDRTVVLLAQKGDWQKKKLEVDRTQRLIERELTRALGGQCFIRITIDEQEEMPDINKQIQHVRKDELVRSAINIFDATIIAIDQPE